Proteins found in one Sphingomonas sp. SORGH_AS_0879 genomic segment:
- a CDS encoding NPCBM/NEW2 domain-containing protein gives MTPVVSVAQTTAVDPLAPTGRWSANQDGQASLPPMGWNSWNAFNSDVDEDKVMASVKLIVDKGLRDAGYRYINIDDGWWLRRRQPDGRMVIRTDKFPSSAAGPNQQTSFRPLTDRLHAMGFKAGIYSDIGRNSCGQVYTPNFANQPEGTVAEREVGLYGHIDQDIALYFREWGFDYIKVDGCGIRGLGKDSDHVRKGDYRELAPLIDMNSLARTDIPAVRALYDQVATALRRENPDGDYIFSLCLWGSSDVRNWGKQIGNVSRTSDDITAHWSRMLTNFDTSATRALYAHPHAWNDPDMLFVGSGEFDANHMTEARSHFALWAMMNAPLLIGFDLRKANAEQIALLGNRAIIALNQDPAGHQATPAYLSDDVQIFVKTLADGDKAVAILNRTAGPVQPVLTADHLKLRGDRPVAMTDLWTGQKSEFSGETKLTLAPHQTLIYRVSGERRLPRGHYLSETPGDVNPAEDGVRTPEGDPTIHHELSPWDGSKGPGDFPQYGGWGGAQADRTPFGRPLRMAGKAYDTGLGVLANSRLEVRNPGQSRFAATIGIDDSATARGRRVVFEVYGDGKLLTRSRPMALNEAPATIEADVRGRKLIELVTRADSAPDAALPVVWGDARLLD, from the coding sequence ATGACGCCCGTTGTGAGCGTTGCTCAGACGACCGCCGTCGATCCGCTTGCACCGACCGGACGCTGGAGCGCCAATCAGGACGGCCAGGCCAGCCTGCCCCCGATGGGCTGGAACAGCTGGAACGCGTTCAACAGCGATGTCGACGAGGACAAGGTGATGGCCTCGGTCAAGCTGATCGTCGACAAGGGGCTGCGCGATGCGGGCTATCGCTATATCAACATCGACGACGGCTGGTGGCTGCGCCGTCGCCAACCCGATGGCCGGATGGTGATCCGCACCGACAAATTCCCCTCCTCCGCCGCCGGACCCAACCAGCAGACCAGCTTCCGACCGCTCACCGACCGGCTCCATGCCATGGGGTTCAAGGCGGGCATCTATTCGGACATCGGGCGCAACAGTTGCGGCCAGGTCTATACCCCCAACTTCGCCAACCAGCCCGAAGGGACCGTCGCCGAGCGCGAGGTCGGGCTTTACGGCCATATTGATCAGGATATCGCGCTCTATTTCCGCGAATGGGGATTCGATTACATCAAGGTCGATGGCTGCGGCATTCGCGGGCTGGGCAAGGACAGCGACCATGTCCGCAAGGGCGACTATCGCGAACTGGCGCCACTGATTGACATGAACTCCCTCGCACGGACCGATATTCCGGCGGTGCGCGCGCTGTACGACCAGGTGGCGACGGCGCTGCGCCGGGAAAATCCGGACGGCGACTATATCTTCTCGCTCTGCCTCTGGGGATCGTCCGACGTCCGCAACTGGGGCAAGCAGATCGGCAATGTCTCGCGCACCAGCGACGATATCACCGCGCACTGGTCGCGGATGCTGACCAATTTCGATACCAGCGCGACCCGCGCGCTCTACGCCCATCCACACGCCTGGAACGACCCCGACATGCTGTTCGTCGGCTCGGGCGAGTTCGACGCGAACCATATGACTGAGGCGCGATCGCATTTCGCGCTGTGGGCGATGATGAACGCGCCGCTGCTGATCGGCTTCGACCTGCGCAAGGCCAATGCCGAGCAGATCGCGCTTCTCGGCAACCGGGCGATCATCGCGCTGAATCAGGACCCGGCGGGGCATCAGGCGACTCCGGCCTATCTGTCGGACGACGTTCAGATCTTCGTGAAGACGCTGGCCGACGGCGACAAGGCGGTGGCGATCCTCAACCGCACCGCCGGGCCGGTCCAGCCCGTCCTGACCGCCGATCACCTGAAGCTGCGCGGCGATCGCCCCGTCGCCATGACCGACCTGTGGACCGGGCAGAAGAGCGAGTTTTCGGGCGAGACGAAGCTGACGCTCGCGCCGCACCAGACGCTGATCTACCGCGTCTCCGGCGAGCGTCGGCTGCCGCGCGGCCATTATCTGTCGGAGACACCGGGCGACGTGAACCCGGCGGAGGATGGCGTCCGGACGCCCGAGGGCGATCCGACCATCCATCACGAACTCAGCCCCTGGGACGGCAGCAAGGGGCCGGGCGACTTTCCGCAATATGGCGGCTGGGGCGGCGCACAGGCGGATCGCACGCCTTTCGGTCGGCCGCTGCGGATGGCGGGCAAAGCCTATGACACCGGGCTGGGCGTGCTGGCCAATTCGCGATTGGAGGTGCGCAATCCCGGCCAGAGCCGCTTCGCCGCCACGATCGGCATCGACGATTCCGCCACCGCACGCGGGCGACGCGTGGTGTTCGAGGTTTATGGCGACGGCAAGCTGCTTACCCGGTCGCGCCCCATGGCCCTGAACGAAGCCCCCGCGACGATTGAGGCGGATGTGCGGGGTCGCAAGCTGATCGAACTGGTCACGCGTGCCGATAGCGCTCCCGATGCGGCGCTGCCGGTGGTGTGGGGTGATGCACGGTTGCTCGACTAA
- a CDS encoding glycoside hydrolase 43 family protein, which produces MRRVLLLAMLSLGGVSAIASAQVWQSDRGDGTYANPPLYADYPDPDIIRVGQDFYFITTTFANVPGLTIMTSRDLVNWRFVGHVIDRLEGLPAYDLKDGGAYRKGIFAPSLRYHDGVFYIAVTPVGEKTRIYRSRDIRGPWEMNRLSEAAFDPGLFIDKDGSAYVMTSVGSDGTTTLLSLSRDLRTVTDKRVVYFNKGAEGSKIVRRGDYYYMFNAIPRRLGMTVSRSRSLFGPWETRDQIDDTTGGHQGAIVDLPDGTDYGFVMTDAGAIGRMTNISPVFWKDGWPVWGTPDAPGRVPATAPKPIKGQPIASLPASDDFATPKLGLQWQWNHNPLPDRWSLTERPGFLRLHATQAPALWSARNTLLQKGQGPFGRGVVAMDTSHIVAGDQCGFGTFGKYSGHIAVGRGTDGRLTLTMRVIEDKATTQKTDLRIDARPVMGRRLFLRTDMEFKTDRASVAYSVDGRNWRTLGGEFPLAFDWRTGTFQGQQFALFCYNPGTKGGWMDVDSFTLTGR; this is translated from the coding sequence ATGCGGCGGGTTCTTCTTCTCGCGATGCTGTCGCTCGGCGGCGTTTCGGCGATCGCCTCGGCGCAGGTCTGGCAGTCGGATCGCGGCGACGGCACCTATGCCAATCCGCCGCTCTATGCCGATTATCCCGATCCCGACATCATCCGGGTGGGTCAGGACTTCTACTTCATCACCACGACCTTCGCCAACGTCCCCGGCCTGACCATCATGACCTCGCGCGATCTGGTGAACTGGCGCTTCGTCGGCCATGTCATCGACCGGCTGGAGGGCCTGCCAGCATATGACCTGAAGGACGGCGGCGCGTACCGCAAAGGCATTTTCGCCCCCAGCCTTCGCTATCATGACGGCGTCTTCTACATCGCGGTCACCCCGGTGGGCGAGAAGACCCGCATCTATCGATCCCGCGACATTCGCGGCCCCTGGGAGATGAACCGGCTGAGCGAGGCGGCGTTCGACCCCGGCCTGTTCATCGACAAGGACGGCAGCGCCTATGTCATGACCTCGGTCGGGTCGGACGGCACGACGACGCTGCTCAGCCTCAGCCGCGACCTGCGCACCGTTACCGACAAGCGCGTCGTCTATTTCAACAAGGGGGCGGAGGGCTCCAAGATCGTCCGGCGCGGTGACTATTATTACATGTTCAATGCCATCCCCCGGCGGCTCGGCATGACGGTGTCGCGCTCCAGGAGCCTGTTCGGGCCATGGGAGACGCGCGACCAGATCGACGACACGACTGGCGGGCATCAGGGCGCGATCGTCGACCTGCCCGACGGCACCGATTATGGTTTCGTGATGACCGATGCGGGCGCGATCGGGCGGATGACCAATATCAGCCCGGTCTTCTGGAAGGACGGCTGGCCGGTATGGGGCACGCCCGACGCGCCGGGCCGGGTGCCCGCCACCGCGCCCAAACCGATCAAGGGGCAGCCGATCGCCTCGCTGCCCGCCTCGGACGATTTCGCGACGCCGAAGCTCGGCCTGCAATGGCAGTGGAACCACAACCCGCTGCCCGATCGCTGGTCGCTGACCGAGCGGCCGGGCTTTCTGCGGCTGCACGCCACACAGGCACCCGCATTATGGAGCGCGCGCAACACGTTGCTGCAAAAGGGACAGGGGCCGTTCGGTCGCGGCGTGGTGGCGATGGATACCTCGCACATCGTCGCAGGCGACCAGTGCGGCTTCGGCACCTTCGGCAAATATAGCGGCCATATCGCGGTCGGGCGCGGCACGGACGGTCGCTTGACCCTGACGATGCGCGTGATCGAGGATAAGGCGACGACGCAGAAGACCGACCTCCGCATCGATGCCCGGCCGGTCATGGGTCGGCGCCTGTTCCTGCGCACGGATATGGAGTTCAAGACCGACCGGGCGAGCGTCGCCTATAGCGTGGATGGGCGAAACTGGCGGACGCTGGGCGGGGAATTCCCGCTTGCCTTCGACTGGCGGACGGGCACGTTCCAGGGGCAGCAATTCGCGTTGTTCTGCTACAATCCGGGCACGAAGGGCGGGTGGATGGATGTGGACAGCTTCACGCTGACGGGGCGCTGA
- a CDS encoding TonB-dependent receptor — protein MVSRTSFVGAFVSRRGLMTGVSPLMALAMIAPGAAFAQTVAPGAVRPDTPVQANTTSAQEAGTPQDQATAPSAQNNAPSPSGEVSEGEIIVTGLRSSLQRNLDIKRTATGVVDAISAEDIGKFPDSNVAASLQRLPGVSIQRSGARGEPTGITVRGFGGDFNTTLYDGRRISTATGGRQIDFSTVGSDFIGQLSVLKTPDVTLASSSIGATVDIQFPKPFDHPGFRVATSASGSLQDRAGQVVPTLGALVSDTFANDTLGILSSFIYTRRDTDTNRVYVSGWPGGNFAPCQLAGSTAATCAPTTDASAAPSNRRTLTGWFPQQYGAEQQRTKDERVDGRVALQWHPNNDLMVTLDNNFSRQTISTDIYGFGVWFSQESLRNVQQDANGTAVSFTQAGSPTDFTAAMNKQILQTNQTGLNVKWDVNEKVTVEADGAYAKSWLNPGNTIGSSNGDIGYGGALGTNLGFNVTADSNKAFPTISNFGPAGNGGRWADPTAIGSHVTVLQTQQNTDELKQFRGVVTWKEDNITLKAGGQYTDDTFNLLNRSTFTNNFWQAYAGYGAPSGQGSGISPLPSSLYQGSISLNNFIPGFSGSLPPSVLIYSPQAYQNYLTSLGNPQAQNVPGFNYNGGVNGFTGQFTEAVDPGSILSVNEKTLSLFFSGRMEGQIGSMPLHAAFGVRTENTRLLSIGQGRAPTSITRSTADPTLLSIAFTDVQPISNRSSYTYVLPSVDLRLEVTDNLQLRFDASRTLTRPGLSLLNPVVGIGNGQRVGALSGSGGNPNLKPYLADNFDVAAEWYYQRNSYIAVDLFLKNVSNFIVGGVTNQTVGGVIDPTTGRPGGLRHHGPGQRARCDGARRRNRVAAGVRRQRLRLPGERHLRQHQQAL, from the coding sequence ATGGTGTCTCGCACTAGCTTTGTGGGCGCATTCGTTTCGCGCCGCGGCCTGATGACCGGCGTGTCGCCGCTCATGGCCCTGGCGATGATCGCGCCGGGCGCGGCCTTTGCTCAGACTGTGGCTCCCGGAGCCGTTCGGCCGGACACCCCGGTTCAGGCCAACACCACCAGCGCCCAGGAAGCCGGAACCCCGCAGGATCAGGCGACCGCCCCCAGCGCGCAGAACAATGCGCCGTCCCCCTCGGGCGAGGTTTCGGAGGGCGAGATCATCGTCACCGGCCTGCGCAGTTCGCTCCAGCGCAACCTCGATATCAAGCGGACCGCGACCGGCGTGGTCGACGCGATTTCTGCCGAAGATATTGGCAAGTTTCCCGATTCCAACGTCGCGGCCTCGCTCCAGCGTCTGCCCGGCGTGTCGATCCAGCGCTCCGGCGCGCGCGGCGAGCCGACCGGCATCACCGTTCGCGGCTTTGGCGGCGACTTCAACACCACCCTGTATGACGGCCGTCGCATCTCGACCGCGACGGGCGGGCGCCAGATCGACTTCAGCACCGTCGGTTCGGACTTTATCGGCCAGCTGAGCGTGCTCAAGACGCCCGACGTGACGCTGGCCTCCAGCTCGATCGGTGCAACGGTCGACATCCAGTTCCCCAAGCCGTTCGACCATCCCGGCTTCCGCGTCGCGACCAGCGCCTCGGGTTCGCTCCAGGATCGCGCGGGTCAGGTCGTGCCGACACTGGGCGCGCTGGTCAGCGATACCTTCGCCAATGATACGCTGGGTATCCTGTCGAGTTTCATCTATACCCGGCGTGATACCGATACCAATCGCGTCTATGTGTCGGGTTGGCCGGGCGGCAACTTCGCGCCGTGCCAGTTGGCGGGCAGCACCGCCGCGACCTGCGCACCGACCACCGACGCCAGCGCTGCCCCCAGCAACCGCCGCACCCTGACCGGCTGGTTCCCGCAGCAATATGGCGCGGAGCAGCAGCGGACCAAGGACGAACGCGTCGACGGTCGCGTGGCCCTGCAATGGCACCCGAACAATGACCTGATGGTCACGCTCGACAACAACTTCTCGCGCCAGACGATCTCGACCGACATTTACGGCTTCGGCGTGTGGTTCAGCCAGGAGTCGCTGCGCAACGTCCAGCAGGACGCCAACGGCACGGCAGTCAGCTTCACCCAGGCGGGGTCGCCGACCGACTTCACCGCGGCGATGAACAAGCAGATCCTCCAGACCAACCAGACCGGCCTGAACGTCAAGTGGGACGTCAATGAGAAGGTGACCGTCGAGGCGGACGGCGCCTATGCCAAGAGCTGGCTGAACCCCGGCAACACCATCGGCAGCAGCAATGGCGATATCGGCTATGGTGGCGCGCTGGGCACCAATCTGGGCTTCAACGTCACCGCCGACAGTAACAAGGCGTTCCCGACGATCAGCAATTTCGGTCCCGCCGGCAATGGCGGTCGCTGGGCCGATCCGACCGCGATCGGATCGCACGTCACCGTGCTCCAGACCCAGCAGAATACCGACGAACTGAAGCAATTCCGCGGCGTCGTGACCTGGAAAGAGGACAACATCACCCTCAAGGCGGGCGGCCAATATACCGACGACACCTTCAACCTGCTGAACCGCAGCACCTTCACGAACAATTTCTGGCAGGCCTATGCCGGTTATGGTGCGCCGTCGGGTCAGGGATCGGGTATCTCGCCGCTGCCGTCGAGCCTGTACCAAGGGTCGATCAGCCTCAACAACTTCATCCCGGGCTTTTCGGGCAGCCTGCCGCCATCGGTCCTGATCTACAGCCCGCAGGCCTATCAGAATTACCTGACCAGCCTGGGCAATCCCCAGGCGCAGAACGTGCCCGGCTTCAACTATAATGGCGGGGTGAACGGCTTCACCGGCCAGTTCACCGAAGCGGTCGACCCGGGCAGCATCCTGTCGGTCAACGAAAAGACCCTGTCGCTGTTCTTCAGCGGCAGAATGGAAGGGCAGATCGGTTCCATGCCGCTGCACGCCGCCTTCGGCGTGCGGACGGAGAACACGCGCCTCCTGTCGATCGGTCAGGGGCGTGCGCCGACGTCGATCACGCGGAGCACCGCCGATCCGACGCTGCTGTCGATCGCCTTCACCGACGTCCAGCCGATTTCGAACCGCAGCAGCTATACCTATGTGCTGCCCTCGGTCGATCTGCGACTGGAGGTGACGGACAATCTGCAATTGCGCTTCGACGCATCGCGCACCCTGACCCGTCCGGGCCTGAGCCTGCTGAACCCCGTCGTCGGCATCGGCAACGGCCAGCGCGTCGGCGCATTGTCCGGCAGCGGCGGCAATCCGAACCTGAAGCCCTATCTTGCCGACAATTTCGACGTTGCGGCGGAATGGTATTATCAGCGCAACTCGTACATCGCGGTTGACCTCTTCCTGAAGAATGTCAGCAACTTCATCGTCGGCGGCGTGACCAATCAGACGGTCGGCGGCGTGATCGACCCGACGACGGGCCGCCCGGGCGGTCTTCGCCATCACGGCCCAGGTCAACGGGCCCGATGCGACGGTGCGCGGCGTCGAAATCGCGTGGCAGCAGGTGTTCGGCGACAGCGGCTTCGGCTTCCAGGCGAACGGCACCTTCGTCAACACCAACAAGCCCTATGA
- a CDS encoding tryptophan halogenase family protein produces MVQPVQHIVIVGGGTAGWLAAGVIAARHQGRRPHGFTVTLVESPNVPIIGVGEGTWPTLRTTLRKMGVSETAFFRECDASFKQGARFNRWTTGAADDGYYHPLMLPQSFGQVNLAPHWLAGEGEASFCDAVTPQGRICDAGLAPKTIATPEYEALANYAYHLDAGKFADFLRRHCTERLGVRHVLADVEEVLLTESGDIRAVRTTQAGEVAGDLFVDCTGFRSLLLGEALGVPFKPLNDVLFCDTALAIQVPYDDPEAPIASHTISTAQSSGWIWDIGLPTRRGVGHVFSSSHIGRDEAERELCAYLGEAGRDLPVRELKIRAGHRTRFWERNCVGVGLAAGFLEPLEASAIVLIELSAKLIAEQMPACREVMDTVARRFNDTTLYRWGRIVDFLKLHYSLTKRTDTDFWRDNCRPETMPERLRELMELWRYQVPWMHEEFDRVEEVFPSASYQYVLYGMGQRTEIVPGSLVAETVAAERARRENDVQTGRLLAGLPRHRDLIRKIVERGLPTI; encoded by the coding sequence ATGGTTCAGCCTGTTCAGCATATCGTGATCGTCGGCGGCGGGACCGCCGGCTGGTTGGCCGCGGGCGTCATCGCCGCGCGGCATCAGGGGCGGCGACCGCATGGCTTCACCGTCACGCTGGTCGAGTCCCCCAATGTCCCGATCATCGGCGTGGGCGAGGGGACCTGGCCGACATTGCGCACCACGCTGCGCAAGATGGGCGTGTCGGAGACGGCGTTTTTCCGGGAGTGCGACGCCTCGTTCAAACAGGGCGCGCGGTTCAATCGCTGGACCACCGGTGCGGCGGATGACGGCTATTACCACCCGCTGATGCTGCCGCAGAGCTTTGGGCAGGTGAACCTCGCGCCGCACTGGCTGGCGGGTGAGGGGGAGGCGAGTTTTTGCGACGCGGTGACGCCGCAGGGGCGCATCTGCGACGCGGGGCTGGCCCCCAAGACGATCGCCACGCCGGAATATGAGGCGCTGGCGAACTATGCCTATCATCTGGACGCGGGCAAATTCGCCGACTTCCTGCGCCGCCATTGTACCGAGCGACTGGGCGTGCGGCATGTGCTCGCCGATGTCGAAGAGGTGTTGCTGACCGAGAGCGGCGACATCCGTGCGGTTCGGACCACCCAGGCGGGTGAGGTTGCGGGCGATCTGTTCGTCGATTGCACCGGCTTCCGCTCGCTCCTGCTGGGCGAGGCGTTGGGGGTGCCGTTCAAGCCGTTGAACGACGTACTGTTCTGCGACACGGCGCTGGCGATCCAGGTGCCCTATGACGATCCCGAAGCGCCGATCGCCTCGCACACCATCTCGACCGCTCAGTCGTCGGGGTGGATTTGGGATATCGGCCTGCCGACCCGGCGCGGCGTCGGCCATGTCTTTTCCAGTAGCCATATCGGGCGCGACGAAGCAGAGCGGGAATTGTGCGCCTATCTGGGCGAGGCGGGGCGGGATTTGCCCGTTCGTGAGTTGAAGATCCGCGCCGGGCACAGGACGCGCTTCTGGGAGCGGAATTGCGTCGGCGTCGGGCTGGCGGCGGGGTTCCTCGAACCGTTGGAGGCGTCCGCGATCGTTCTGATCGAACTCTCCGCCAAGCTGATCGCCGAGCAGATGCCCGCCTGCCGGGAGGTGATGGACACGGTCGCGCGGCGGTTCAACGACACCACCCTCTATCGCTGGGGCCGGATCGTCGATTTCCTGAAACTCCATTATTCGCTGACGAAGCGGACCGATACCGATTTCTGGCGCGACAATTGCCGTCCCGAAACCATGCCCGAGCGATTGCGGGAACTGATGGAGTTGTGGCGCTATCAGGTGCCGTGGATGCACGAGGAGTTCGACCGGGTGGAGGAGGTGTTTCCTTCCGCCAGCTATCAATATGTCCTCTACGGCATGGGCCAGCGGACCGAGATCGTACCGGGGAGTCTGGTCGCCGAGACGGTCGCGGCGGAGCGGGCCCGGCGGGAGAATGACGTGCAGACCGGCCGGCTGCTCGCTGGGCTGCCGCGCCACCGTGACCTGATCCGCAAGATCGTCGAGCGGGGATTGCCGACGATTTAG
- a CDS encoding endo-1,4-beta-xylanase codes for MKPKENGPVLTRRQHLVGMAGGLAMGALPSMAWAATDETPLRDLAAQKGILFGTAINAGRGSPINDPAYAAIVTRECGVLVPENEMKVYVLGNDPEHLNFAPADRIAGFARDHRLKLRGHTLLWNYDKYISPALAERVRSTGAEKWLRAYIAKVAGHFGDQIYSWDVVNETIDPKTGRVRGTVFDQALGFDVFKIAYEAARDHAPHAQRVYNDYMSWEVGNETHRTGVLRLLERFRKENVPVDALGIQSHLGNDGSHSRAQYAEWKRFLDEVTGMGYRLLITEFDINDREMPKDIARRDMQVAAVAKSYLDMMFSYPQLDQFLCWGLWDKHSWLNGFAPRADGLPQRPLPYDDALKPKPLRAAIADALRAAPVRKGIA; via the coding sequence ATGAAACCCAAGGAAAATGGGCCGGTCCTGACTCGCCGTCAGCATCTGGTCGGCATGGCCGGCGGACTTGCGATGGGAGCGCTCCCGTCAATGGCATGGGCGGCGACGGATGAAACGCCGCTGCGCGATCTGGCGGCGCAAAAGGGCATATTGTTCGGCACCGCGATCAACGCGGGCCGGGGCTCGCCGATCAACGATCCGGCCTATGCCGCGATCGTCACGCGCGAATGCGGGGTGCTGGTGCCTGAGAACGAGATGAAGGTCTATGTCCTCGGCAACGACCCCGAGCATCTGAACTTCGCGCCCGCCGACCGTATCGCGGGCTTCGCGCGGGACCATCGGCTGAAGCTGCGCGGCCATACGCTCTTGTGGAACTACGACAAATATATCTCGCCCGCGCTGGCCGAGCGGGTCCGCTCGACGGGCGCGGAGAAGTGGCTTCGCGCCTATATCGCAAAGGTCGCCGGGCATTTCGGCGACCAAATCTATAGTTGGGACGTGGTCAACGAGACGATCGATCCCAAGACGGGCCGGGTCCGGGGCACGGTGTTCGACCAGGCGCTGGGCTTCGATGTGTTCAAGATCGCCTATGAGGCGGCGCGCGACCATGCGCCGCACGCCCAGCGCGTCTATAACGACTATATGTCGTGGGAGGTCGGCAACGAGACCCACCGGACGGGCGTGCTCCGCCTGCTGGAGCGGTTTCGAAAGGAGAATGTCCCCGTCGACGCGCTCGGCATCCAGAGTCATCTCGGCAATGACGGCAGCCATTCCAGGGCCCAATATGCCGAGTGGAAGCGCTTCCTCGATGAGGTCACCGGCATGGGCTATCGCCTGCTCATCACCGAGTTCGACATCAACGACCGGGAAATGCCCAAGGACATCGCCCGGCGCGATATGCAGGTGGCGGCGGTCGCCAAAAGCTATCTCGACATGATGTTCTCCTATCCGCAACTCGACCAGTTCCTGTGCTGGGGGCTGTGGGACAAGCATAGCTGGCTGAACGGCTTCGCCCCCCGCGCTGACGGCCTGCCGCAGCGGCCCCTGCCCTATGACGACGCCCTGAAACCCAAGCCGCTGCGCGCCGCCATCGCCGATGCCCTGCGCGCCGCCCCCGTTCGGAAGGGCATCGCATGA
- a CDS encoding glycoside hydrolase family 43 protein produces the protein MIRRPLTALTLSLVMAGAASAQTATFERFTYQGRSIEQVAPKAGEYLNPIISGYYPDPSVTRVGKDYYLVNSSFAHFPGLPIFHSTDLVHWTQIGNAIDRPGQLDFTGRAVSEAVFAPDITYHDGTFYIVNTCVECRGNFVITAKNPAGPWSDPIWLPFEGIDPSLYWEGDRAYIVNNRAPAEPPRYDGHRAIWIQEYDWRAGKMVGESTQLINGGVDLSKKPVWIEGPHIFKKDGWYYLTAAEGGTSVNHSQVVLRSRDLRGPYAPFAGNPILTQRDLDPKRPHPISAAGHAELVQTQNGDWWATFLATRPYAEDYYNIGRETFLLPVTWKDGWPIILDHGKTVPWTHKVPNLPASPAPKLPTSGDFGYTDEFDGTKLAMPWIGVRTPKTPFYRLANGTLQLSGGDALGDRQGVPGFVGRRQQHAIADVSTTLRYAPAKDGARAGLVAMQNDYAYLFFGLTRIDGQPRIALYKREGKNTRDETAPETLVASAPFAGKGPVTLTIHARGGEMAFDYAVGGKTATLKSDLDVRFLSTARAGGFVGTVIGPYVYAAR, from the coding sequence ATGATCCGCCGCCCCCTCACCGCACTCACCCTGTCGCTCGTCATGGCCGGAGCCGCCTCGGCCCAGACCGCGACGTTCGAGCGCTTCACCTATCAGGGCCGCTCGATCGAACAGGTCGCGCCGAAAGCCGGGGAGTATCTGAACCCGATCATCTCGGGCTATTATCCCGATCCGTCGGTGACGCGGGTGGGCAAGGACTATTATCTCGTCAACTCGTCCTTCGCGCACTTTCCCGGCCTGCCGATCTTCCATTCGACCGACCTCGTCCACTGGACCCAGATCGGCAATGCGATCGACCGGCCGGGGCAACTCGACTTCACGGGACGGGCGGTGTCGGAGGCGGTGTTCGCGCCCGACATCACCTATCACGACGGCACCTTCTACATCGTCAACACCTGCGTCGAATGCCGGGGCAATTTCGTCATCACCGCGAAGAACCCGGCGGGGCCGTGGTCGGACCCGATCTGGCTGCCCTTCGAGGGGATCGACCCGTCCCTCTATTGGGAAGGCGACCGCGCCTATATCGTCAACAATCGCGCCCCCGCCGAGCCACCGCGCTATGACGGCCACCGCGCCATCTGGATCCAGGAATATGACTGGCGCGCGGGCAAGATGGTCGGCGAGAGCACGCAACTGATCAATGGCGGGGTCGACCTGTCCAAGAAGCCGGTCTGGATCGAGGGGCCGCATATCTTCAAGAAGGATGGCTGGTATTATCTGACCGCCGCCGAGGGCGGGACCAGCGTCAACCACTCGCAGGTGGTGCTGCGGTCCAGAGACTTGCGCGGCCCTTACGCGCCGTTCGCAGGCAACCCGATCCTGACCCAGCGCGATCTCGACCCCAAGCGCCCCCATCCGATCAGCGCGGCGGGCCATGCCGAACTGGTCCAGACGCAGAATGGCGACTGGTGGGCGACCTTTCTGGCGACGCGGCCCTATGCCGAGGATTATTATAATATCGGACGCGAGACCTTCCTGCTGCCCGTGACGTGGAAGGACGGCTGGCCGATCATCCTCGATCACGGCAAGACGGTGCCATGGACGCACAAGGTTCCGAACCTTCCCGCCAGCCCCGCGCCCAAGCTGCCGACCAGCGGTGACTTCGGCTATACCGACGAATTCGACGGCACGAAGCTGGCGATGCCATGGATCGGCGTCCGCACGCCGAAGACGCCCTTCTACAGGCTCGCCAACGGCACGCTGCAACTGAGCGGCGGCGACGCACTGGGGGATCGACAGGGCGTGCCGGGCTTTGTCGGACGCCGACAGCAACATGCGATCGCCGATGTCTCGACCACGCTCCGCTACGCCCCCGCCAAGGACGGCGCCCGCGCCGGGCTGGTCGCGATGCAGAACGACTATGCCTATCTGTTCTTCGGCCTGACCCGGATCGACGGACAGCCGCGCATCGCGCTCTACAAGCGGGAGGGGAAGAACACCCGCGACGAAACCGCACCCGAAACGCTGGTCGCTTCCGCGCCCTTCGCGGGCAAGGGGCCGGTGACGCTGACCATCCATGCCCGGGGCGGAGAGATGGCGTTCGACTATGCGGTCGGCGGCAAGACCGCGACGCTGAAATCCGATCTCGACGTGCGCTTCCTCAGCACGGCGCGCGCGGGCGGCTTCGTCGGCACCGTGATCGGCCCCTATGTCTATGCGGCGCGGTGA